GCAGACTGATCAGCAGCCAGGTGGCACACCCTACCAGGCCAGCACCGTAGAACAGGCAAAGACCCGTGGCGACTGCCAGACGGTGACTGTCCCAGTAGACGATCAGCAGCAATGCCGACAGACCTATCAGCAGGAGCAGGGCGAAGGCCAGGCACAGGCCGCCGAGAACCAGCGCGCGCAGTGCCTGGTTGCGTTGGTCTTCGAGTTCATGGGCCAGCAGCGCCACATGGCCCTGGAGGAGGCCCAGTAGGGCCGCCCCCAGGCGCCGTGGCGATGGTCCATTG
The genomic region above belongs to Pseudomonas sediminis and contains:
- a CDS encoding phage holin family protein; this translates as MSNGPSPRRLGAALLGLLQGHVALLAHELEDQRNQALRALVLGGLCLAFALLLLIGLSALLLIVYWDSHRLAVATGLCLFYGAGLVGCATWLLISLRNAEAPFSASLEELQRDREQLLP